A region of the Nocardia nova SH22a genome:
CCCATCGCGCGCTGCTAGCGGAAGAAGCGCGCCCGGTTCTCGTCGAGTTCGCCGCTCAGCACCTTCACCGCTACCGTGCGATCCACCGCCGGTTGGGTACAGCGGAACACCTGCCCGAAACCACCTCGTCCGATCTCCTCGGCGTCGGTGAAACCCGCAGAAAGCAACTCCGTGACGATATCGGCACCACCATCACGCTGCGTCTTGAACGGATCGCTCTCGACCATCGACTACTCGTCAACTTCTGCCGGCAGGTACCCCTCAGAATATCCCTGATTCCGCCGCCGGTGCCCGCCCGCCGCCGGTCAGAATCCGGCCTCCTCGAGGTCCATCACGGTCGCGTCGGTGGCGGAGACGACTGCGAGTTCCGCGGTGACGTGCGGGAGCACGGAGTTGGCGAAGAACGAGGCCACCGCGACCTTGCCCGCGTAGAACGCGGTGTTCTGCCCGGCTTCGATTGCGGCGACAGCTGTTTCGGCGGCGACGATGAGGCGCCAGGCCACCAGCAGATCGCCGACGGCGAGGAGGCATCGGACGGCGTTGAGGCCGATCTTGTACACCTCGCGAGGCTCTTCGACAGCTTCCAGGAGATGGGTGGTGAGCCTGCCGATGATCTCCCGGACGTCTTCGAGAGCGTGGGAGAGCAGCGTCTTCTCGTTCTTCAGCCGTCCGCGGTCGGAGTCGGATTCGGCGGTGGCGCGGACTTGTCCGAGTACGTGCGCGAGCGCAATCCCGTTGTCGCGGGCGATTTTCCGGAAGAAGAAGTCTTGCGCCTGGATAGCCGTGGTGCCCTCGTAGACGGAGTCGATCTTGGCATCACGGATGTACTGCTCGATCGGATAGTCCTGGAGGTACCCGGAACCGCCGAAGGTTTGCAGGGATTCGGTGAGGTACTGGTAGGCGCGTTCGGAGCCCACACCTTTGACGATGGGCAGCAGCAGGTCGTTGACCCGCGCGGCGAGATCGTCGTCGGCGCCGGAAATGTGCCGGGCGACCACGGGATCCTGGTGGCCGGCGGTGTAGAGGTAGATCGATCGCAATCCCTCGGCGTAGGCCTTCTGCATCATCAGCGAACGGCGCACATCGGGGTGATGGATGATGGTCACCTTCGGCGCCGCCTTGTCGGCGGCCCGAGCCGGATCGCTGCCCTGCACACGGGTTTTCGCGTAGTCGAGCGCATTGAGGTATCCGGTGGACAATGTCGCGATGGCCTTGGTGCCGACCATCATCCGGGCTTCTTCGATGACCTGGAACATCTGGGCGATTCCGTTGTGGACGTCTCCCACCAGGTAGCCGACCGCGGGGATGCCGTGGCCGCCGAAGGTCAGCTCGCACGTGGCCGAGGCTTTGAGACCCATTTTGTGTTCGACGTTGGTGACGAAGACACCGTTGCGTTCGCCCGGCTCGCAGGTGTCGTGGTCGAAGTTGAATTTGGGGACGATGAACAGGCTCAGTCCCTTGGTGCCGGGCCCGGCGCCGGCGGGGCGGGCCAGCACCAGGTGCATGATGTTTTCGAACAGGTCGTCGGAGTCGGCGGAGGTGATGAAGCGCTTGACGCCCTCGAGGTGCCAGGAACCGTCGTGCTGTTCGGTCGCTGTGGTGCGGCCGGCTCCGACGTCGGAGCCGGCGTCCGGTTCGGTCAGCACCATCGTCGCGCCCCAGTTGCGCTCGACCGCTTTCGCGGCCCATCGCCGCTGGTGCTCGGTACCGATGCCGGCGAGGACGTCCGCCATCATCGGGCCGCTCAGGTACATGTAGGCCGCGGGCTGGGCGCCGAGGATCAGTTCGTTGATCGCCCAGGCCAGCATCGACGGCGCGGGCACGCCGCCGATCGGCTCGCTCTTGGCCACGCGCCACCACTGCGCGTCCTGCCATGCGCGAACGGACCGCTTGAACGGCTCCGGGATCCGTACCGAGTGCGAGTCGCTGTCGAAAACCGGTGGGTGGCGGTCTGTTTCGGCATACGAGTCGGCCACCGGCCCTTCGGCCAGGCGGGCGGCCTCGGCCAGCATCGTGCGTGCGGTCTCGCCGTCCAGATCGCCGAAGGCGTCGGTATCGAGGACCGCGCTCAGGCCGTACACCTCGAACAGGGTGAATTCGAGGTCGCGAACGTTGCTTTTGTAATGGCCCACCGGACCGTCACCTCTCGACTGGCCCGCCGCCGGGGCGGGCAGGAATGGTCCCGACGCCATCGCGAGCGCGGCCGCAGTGGCGATCGGGTTGTCTGTCTTGCCGTTTCTATCGGGCGGGGGTGGTCGCCGGGTCGGGGGCGGTGACCTGGTTGGTGAAGTCGATCAGGGCGGCGATGCCGACCGGCACGCCGACCAGGATGATCCCGGCCGCGGACCCCAGGGCGGCGCCCACCGCGGCACCGGCGAGACATCCGCCGAGCGCGCCCGCGAAGAAGACGGGGAAGGTGACCGTTCCCACGGTCAGCGCCCCCGCGACACAGCCCAGCGGTACGCCGATGAGTGTCCCGATCAAGGTGCCGACGCTGATCGCCAAACCGAATTCTGTTGCGGCCGTGGCCATCGCGTTCTGGAACTGTGCCTCGGACGCCACCGGGCGCGGCAGCTCGACCGGAGTGGCGGGCCGGGCCGAAGCGGGGTCGGTGCCGGGGGTCAGGATCGCGGTGTTGCCGTCGATCCGCGCCGCGATGGGCCAGTCCTTGTCGTCCTTGCGGTAGGTGAGCGGGAACCCGGCGGCGAGGTTTCCCTGGGCGTCGAGCACCTGGAACTGGTTGCCGCGCACCGTGAGTGAACCGCTGTCGGTGCTGACCCGCACCGATCCGTCGACGATGCTCGAGGTGTAGTGGATGCCCGGAAGGATATCTGTGCGGATACTCGAGTTCGGGGGAGTTGCCGGGTTCGCGGGTGCGGGTTCGGCGCAGGCGACACCGGTGGTCAGGCCGACGGTGAGTGCGGTGAGACAGGTGGTCGCGACCAGCTTGTTGATTATCATGGCATCCGATTTCTATTGTGCGGATCGTTCTTTCGAGGATCTGCCGGTTCAGCACCGGCGCCGGATGCCGAGCAGCGCGGGTACCGCGAGCAGGGCGGCGGCGGCTCCGAACGCGTACAGCAGGCGGTAGTTGTTCGGGCCGTCGACGGCGAGGAGCGCCGGCGCCACGAGGGGCGCGACCATCAAAGCGGCAGACTGGGTCAGTACGACGAGGCCGAGGTCGCGGGCCGCGTTCTCCCACGAGGTCATCGTGGATGCCGCCAAGGCCAGCATCTGCCCGAGCAGCAGGCCGTATCCGATGCCGAAGAATACGCAGCCGGTGAGGAATTCGGGGATCGTGCCGACAACGTCCATCACGGTGCATCCGACGGCGACGAAAAGGCCCGCGGCGGCGAACAAGGGCTTGCGCCTGCCGATCCGGTCGGCGAGGCGGCCGCCCAGGGGACTGATGATCGACGCTGTGCCGTTGATGATCAGCGTCGCCTCGAAGACGGTGGGAACCAGGGACGCGTCATCGAGTTTCAGTTCGGTTTGCAGGAAGTAGACCAGGAACGTCGCCACGACTGCCGCACCGAGCGTGATGCCGAAGATGGAGGCCAGGCACCAGGCGAAGTCGGGTGCCTTTCTCGGATCGAAATACAGCGTCCGGGCGAAGTCGCGGACATTGAAGACCGGCCGGACATGTCCCGCGAAATCGGTTTCCCGGAGGATGGCGACGAATATCAGGACGAGACCGGCGCCGAGAGCTGCCGGAATGATCAGTCGCGGGGTCATTCCCGGCGTGATGCGGACGATGAATGTCCCCGCGATGAGACCGACGCCCTGGGCCGCACCTGCGAGACCGGCGACGAAACCCGCGCGCTGCGGCGGAATGGAATCCGCGAGCATGGACCACAACACCGTCAATCCGATGGTGCCGGCCACCGAGACGATGATCCATCCGGCGATGAGTCCGGCGATGGAGCCGGAAACGGCGACGATTCCGTTGCCCACCATGATGCTGGCGGCCGCGACGACCAGCCACGGCCGTCGTCGGCCGAAGCGCGACATGGTGATATCGGCCAGGCGCCCGAAGAACGGGCCCGCGGGCAATGACACGAGAGCGCCGGTGGCCGCGATCGCCGAATAGGCCACGGACGCATGCGCCGGGACGGCCTGCGCGACCCGGAGCGCCAAGGTGATCATGGTCGGGGTCAGAACGGCCGTCCATATACCGAAGATCGCCAGGACATACGTCCAGATGAATGCGGTTCCGGTGTGATTGAGAGTGATGGCCGTGGGCGAAGGGGCGCTGGAGACTGTGGAACCGGTATCGGTCGCGGGTGTGGGCGAATCTTGGGCTGTCATAGCGGTTTCCGAACTGTGGTGAAGATGGGGAATATGTGCGTCACGTCCTGGCACGGTGGTGGCGAGAATGCTCGCGCGAAACACTGCACGGAGTGGTGTGCGGTGAATTCGCAGCCCGTGGACGGCAATCGGCGGGCGTTGGCACGGTGGAAGAGTGGCCTCGATTTCGGGGCCGTTGTGGAGTCCGATTCAGTCGAGCGGCCCGTCGGCGTGAATTGAAAGAGCCTCCGAATCGCCCGTTCGCGAGCTGCTGCGGGCGGCTGCCCGATTGTGCTCATCGAGTGCCCGGTAGCCGTGGTAGTAGGTCGTGACCATGAGCGCCCAGATCGCCAGTGCCGGAATGTAGAACAATGTGTGGTCGGCGTCGTCGCCCGGAATATGGACGAAGTCATAGGTCGACGCGATGATCGCGCCGAGTATCGTCGCGATGAAAACTCCTGTCGCGCAACGCCGTTCACCGATCCGCCACAGCCGGGCGGCGACTGTCACCATGAACACCGCCACAGCGAGATTCAGCGCGAGGTAGAACAGCGACCATGGCAGGCTGACGGGTCGCACGTCGATCGTTCGCCACAGCCCCACCACGGTCGCTGCCCCGAAGGCGGCGGCCTCGACCACGAGCGAGGCGCGGTACCCGCGGGTCACCGCCATCATGCCGAGAACGAATACCAGCGTCATGCCGAACGAACGCGAGAACGCGTCGAAGAACACCATCAGGTGGTAGCTCACGCTCGAATGATCGATCCCGGTGGCGGCCAGGAAGAGAACGTTCGTGCCCGATATCCCGATCACCAGCCATTCGAGACCGAGCAGGTAGTTGCGGTAGCGGCGAATGATCCGCACCCCGTAGTAGAGGCCGGCTGCCGACATCCAGATATCGGTGGCCAGCAGCAACACCATTGCGAGCGTATTCATCGGGAATTCCTTCGATTCAACAGAATTCGGTATTCGCCGGGTCCGCGGGATCGAGCCCGGTTATCGAGATGTATCCGTGGTCCGGGCGTTTTTCGCGCAGCACGGGGATGGGTGCGCCGCACCGCATCGAGCACAGGCGCGACGCGGACCGGTTACGGCGGCGCGGTGAACGAGCAGCGTGGAGGCCATCCGTTCGGCGGCGGACCCGTCCGCGTCGCGGCTGGGGATCGGTGCTTGTTCGCGCTATGCGGAACGGGCGCAGACCTGCTGCAGGACTCGCTCGAGGCGCGAGGCCGTCTCCTGGATGTCGGCGAGCGTGTGCGCGGTGCTGAGGAATATCTTTCCGGACGGCATGAAGACGACACCCGATTCGAGCATCCCGGCCGCGATCTCGGCCCACAGTCCGTCCGTGCCGTGCAGACTCGTGGCCTGATCGCGCGGCACGAACTGCGCGAGCGACCCGACGCGCCGGAGACTGCCGGGCGCGCCGGTCGAAACCAGCACGTCGGTGATCGCCTGCTCGAAGGCGTCGCCCAGATCTTCCAGTTTCTCGAATACGCCCGGCGCGGAGGATAATTCCATCGCGGATTTCACCGCTGCGAGCGCGATCGGGTTGCCGTTGAACGTTCCGGCATGGGTGAGGCCGTGCTCGACCAGATCGATGATGTCCGCACGACCGACGACCGCACTCTGCGTGAACCCACCGGCGATCGCCTTGCCGAACACCGAGAGATCCGGGCGGACACCGAACCTTTCGGCAGCGCCGCCGCGTGCTATCCGGAATCCGGTGATGACCTCGTCGAAGATCAACACGACCCCGTGCCGGTCGCACAGGCTGCGCAGGGTTTCGAGGAAGCCTGGTTCCGGTGTGAGCACCCCGGCGTTGCTCATGACCGGGTCGACGAGCACGGCGGCGATTCGGCGCTCTTCAGCGTGAGCCAGCAACTCGGCGATGCCGGCGGTGTCGTTGAACCGGCTGATGATCAGATCGGCGTGGGCATTGGGGCTCTGGCCGAGAGCGGCGGGTACGGGCGACTCACCCGTGTCGTCCGCGCCCATGCTCGCGTACACGCTGTCGTGCCAGCCGTGGTAGGCCTTCGCGAACTTGACGATGCGGTGCCGACCGGTTGCTGCTCGTGCGAATCTCAGAGCAACCTGCACGGCCTCGGTTCCGGTATTCGTCCATACGAGACGCTGTGCGCCCGGCACGGATTCGAGTACGGCCTCGGCGGCTTCGTACTCGAGACGATGGCCCATCCCCACGACCTGCATCGAGGTCGCGACCCGTGCCACCGCGTCGATGACGTGCGGGTGGCTGTGGCCGTGGACCAACGGCCCCCAGGCCATCACGTAGTCGAGGTAGCGGTCCCCGTCGAGGTCCCAGAGGTGAGCCCCGTGGCCGCGCTCGACGAAGAGCGGAACCGGCCGCATCGCGGCGCGAAGGCCCGAGCTGACGCCACCGCCGACGCTGCGACGGGTCCGCTCGAATGCGGTTGCGGAGGAGTCGATTCCCATATCTGTCCTTGATGGCTGCGAGCGGGCCTGCCGGAGAAACTCATCGCCTCTCCGGCAGGTCGCGAGGCGAGAGATGTGCCGATCGGCACCTCAGAGCTTCAGGTAGTCCCCGAGCTCGGCGTAGTCCACCTGCCAGAGGCCGGGCGAGCCCTTGGGGTACTGGGAACGGAAACCGAGAATCCGCTGCACCCGCGGCGAGAGCTGCTTCGCGACCTCCATGTCGACGAGGAACGGGTAGGCCTCCTCGCCGGTGAGGAAGCCCAGGTTCAGTGGGAAGGCCAGCCCCCGGCGGTACTCGTCGGTCGTGACGTTCGCTCCGCCGCCGTGCACGGTCTTACCGCTGTAGAAGAACGCGTCACCGGCCTTCATGACCGCGGGGATGGTGTCCTCGGGGGTGCCGCGATCCTCGAAGTCGTCCCAGAGGTGACTGCCCGGGATGACCCGCGTGGCGCCGTTCTCCTCGGTGAAGTCGGTGAAGGCGATCATGAAATTCACGCACACCTCGGGACCTTGCGGGCCCATGCCGACGAACGGATACCAGTTCTCCAGGTCCCGGTGCAGGAACTGAGCCCTGTTCCCGGGACCGATCTCGATGAGCTGCGCCGTGGTCAGCCAGTAAGTACCGGACTCCTCGAGGAACAGGGCGTCGCACAGGTCGTGGACCAGGTCCTGCTCGAGGATCTCCTCGCGGAAGGTCTTGCTGTGCGTGACGAGGTTCGTCAACCGCTTGGTATTGCGGCCGTGGAACTCGGCGACGATCTCGTTCTCGTGCGTCGAACCCGGAGACAGCGCTGCCATGGGCTGCTCGACCTCGGCGTTGAACCGCGCGATCTGCTCCGCCGACAGGAAGTTCTCGATGATCACGCCGCCGTCCTTAGCGACGATGTCGAGAATCTCGGCGAGGGGGGCCGTCGCCGCCACGGATCGTAGAGCGGCCTTGGCTTCGGTAGTCATAACTCTCCATTTCCACGTACGATCAAATGTCTTGATCATCTGATCTGATCGAATGATCTGATTGTGTGACGCGCCACACCTCGTGTCAAGAAGAAATGGAAGACTTGTCCGAAAAATCGTGTTTGTCGTCACTCGCGCGAGGGTGTGCGCGCCAACGTGAAGCCGTGATCTGTACGCTTGACTTGATCAAACAATCAGTGCGCCGAGGTGCGCCAATGAGCGAATGAGGTGAATCGGTTTGGCTCACGTGTCGACGGAGGACCGCTCCGTGCAGTTCATCGATGCGGCGGTCCGAGTCATCGCCGAGCGCGGGGTCGCGAGCGCGACGACGCGCCGGATCGCCGAAGCGGCCGACGCGCCCCTGGCCTCCCTGCACTACTGCTTCCGAGACAAGGACGGCCTCTTCCTCGCCGTCTTCGAGCACCTCGCCGCCGAAATCACCAAGCAGTTCACCTCCATCGAGCCGGGCGAGCTCGAGGCGACCGCGGCGGAAGTCGTCCGGCGTTCGGTGCGCTGGCTGATGGACCATCCGGACTACGCGCTGGCGGAGATCGATCTGTACATGTGGATGACCCGTCATCGGCCGGCGCTGGCGAAGGAGTCGTACGACGTCTTCCTGCGGGCGGTCACCGACGTGCTGCAGCGTGCGGCGGGGCCGGGCGCGCGCACGGAGGCCATCCGGAATCTCGGCTCGGTGCTGATCGGCGCCACCGACGGACTGGTGTTGCAGTGGGCCTCGGATCGCGATCGGGCGCGGGCCGACGCCTTCGCCGATGTGCTCTGCGCGGGGATCCCGGCCATGTGCAGCGGGATTCGGGGGTAGTCCGCGTCCCGACTGCGCGGAAGCGGTTCATCGAGATGCCGCGTTCCCTGATGCCGATCGAAGCCGAGCAGGCCGGGCTTCGGACGAGGGCGTCGTACCCGCTGAGTGGCGACATCGGCCGGACCCGAAGCTCGTGATCGTGCGCTTCGGGTCGCGGTGTCGACGACGGTCGGGACGAGGCCGCCGGTATGTATGAGAAAGCTTCTGGCAGAAGGGGATCGGGTTCAGGTCTCGCGATCGCGGCCCGCAACCTCCGGGGCCGGGGAATGCTCCTCGGCGGCTCGGGCTCGCAGCAGGTACTTCTGGGTCTTGCCCGTCGACGTCTTGGGAAGCGGACCGAAGAGAACCTTGCGCGGAGCCTTGTAGCGCGCCAAGTTCCGTTTGACGTGCTCCACGAGTTCCTCGGCCGTCGCTCCGGCTCCGGGCGCGAGATGCACGAATGCGACAGGGATCTCGCCCCAGCGGGGATCGGCGGTGCCGACGACCGCCGCCTCGAGCACAGCGGGGTGCTCGGCGAGGACATGCTCGACCTCGACGCTGGCGATGTTCTCACCCCCGCTGATGATGATGTCCTTGCTCCGGTCGCGCAGTTCGATGTACCCGTCGTGGTGGCGCACCGCGAGATCGCCGGTCCGGAACCAGCCGTCCGGAATCGCCTCCCGGGTGGCGGCCTCGTCGCCGAGGTACCCGAGCATGACGTTGTTGCCGCGCAGTGCGATCTCACCGACCGTCCTGCCGTCGGCGGGTACGTCCCCGCCGGACTCGTCGACCACTCGCGGCGGCAGTGACACGATGTTGCCGACTCCTTGTCGCGCCTTCAGCCGGATCACGGACTCCTCGTCGAGGCCCTCCCACTCGGGCACCGGCTCGCAGATGAGCGCGGGACCGAAGCTTTCGGTCAGCCCGTAGAGGTGCGTGATGTCGAATCCGAGGCGCGCCATCCGGCGCAGCACCGCCGGAGCGGGCGGCGCACCTCCGGTGCCCACCGACACGGCGCGCGACAGCATCGAGGCATCGTCGAAATGCGCGATCATGTCGAGCACGGCAGGGGCACCGTTGAGGCAGGTGACCCGCTCCCGCTGGATCAGTCGCCATATCTCGGCGGGCTCGACCTTGGGCAGGCATACATGCGTGCCGCCCGCCGCCGTGACGGCCCAGGTGAAACACCAACCGTTGCAATGGAACATGGGCAGTGTCCACAGGTGGACGGAATGCGGACCCAGCGCGAAATGGCTCGCCATGGCCAGCGACTGCAGATACGCGCCGCGATGGTGGTACATGACCCCCTTCGGCGCCCCCGTGGTGCCGGAGGTGTAATTGATTGCCAGCAGCGAGCTTTCGTCGGTGATCTGTTCCCGGCAGGGTTCGGCGCGCGCGATCAGCTTCTCGTAGTCGGAGCCGGCGCATCCCGAGCCGATGACCACCGGGGGCCGATCCAGGGCGTCGCAGACCTCGCGAACCAGGCTCGCGTACCGGGCATCGCAGACGATCACCCCGCTACCCGAATGCTCCAGGATGTAGGTCAACTCCCGGATCCCGAGTCGAGTGTTGAGGGCTACCAAGGGAACTCCCGCCCAGGGCACGCCGTAGTGGGCTTCCAGAAGTTCGTGGGTGTTGGGCGCGAGTACCGCCACCGGCCGCCCGGCGGCGATCTCTCGCAGCCCGCCCGCGAGTCGTCGGCACCGGTCGCGGAATTCGGTGTAGGTCCAACGTGAGTCGCCGTCGACGACCGCGATGCGGGAGCCGTGTGCGGCTGCGGCCCGGTCGAGGAACGCCGTGGGCGTCATCGCCGCCCAGGCGTGCGTCACCGCGGTCGTATCCGCCTCAGACATAGCGGAGAATGTCGTCGTCGACCGACTCCAGCAGTCCGATGGTCTCGGCATAGTTCTGCGGGTTGAGCCAGGGCTCGTGGTCGCCCTGGGCGGGCATGCGCCGGGCAGCTCGCTGCATATATCCCGACGTCACGCCCGCGGTATAGGGGAGCCGCGGCATGGCGTCGTCGCCAGGCGCCAGGGTGGGGGTGACTCGTCGTGCGCCGACTTCGTCCATATGCGCGAGAACGCGACACAAGAAATCGTCGACCGCTTCGATCCGGAGCGTCCACGACGAGTTCACGAACCCGAAGGCGTAGGTCAGGTTCGGCACTCCGGACAACGCCAGGCCCTTGTAGGTCCAGCAGCGCCCGAAATCGACGATCTCACCGTCGACGTCGAATGTCGCCTCACCGCCCATGACGAGGTTCAGACCCGTCGCCTTCACGATGATGTCGGCGTCGACATGCGTCCCGTCCCGCATCGCCACGCCGGTCGGGGTGAGCCGGTCGATGTGGCCGGTCACCACGTCGGCGGATCCGTCGCGGATCGCTCGGAAGAGATCGGCGCCGGGCACCAGGCAGACGCGTTGATCCCACGGTTCGTAGGTGGGAGTGAAATGGGCTTTGCGGACCTCGATTCCGACGACATCGTCGATGGCATCGAAGATCGCCTTCTTGAACTCCTGCGGGTGCTGCCGGGCGTAACGGTAGGTCTCCTGCTGGGCGTGCAGATTACGCAGACGGATCTGATTGAATGCGGCCTCGGACCCCACCTCCTCCCTCAATCGCTCGGCTTCGGGATCGACGGCAGGCGCGATGGACACGTAGGTGGGCGACCTCTGGACCATGGTCACCTTCGACGTCTCGCCCGCGAGGCTGGGAACGAGCGTGATGGCGGTGGCGCCCGACCCGATCACCGCGACCTTGCGGTCCCGGTAGTCGAGGTCCTCGGGCCACTCCTGTGGGTGGACCACTTGGCCTTCGAACGAATCCTCGCCGGGCAGTTCGGGATTGAACCCGCCGCGGTAGCTGTAGTAGCCGGTGGCGAGGTGGAGGAACCGGCAGCGCAGCTGGGTGTCACCGTTCGCGTCGCGCAGTCCCAGGGTCCAGATGTCGTCCGCGCTGCTCCACGACGCGGAGATCAGACGGGTTCCGAACCGGATCTTCTCGGTGATGCCGAACTGATCGGCGGTCTCCCGCAGGTAGTTCTTGATCGCCCCGCCGGAAGCGATCGCCTCTCGTTCGGTCCAGGGCTTGAAGCCGTAGCCCAGCGTGAACATGTCACTGTCGGAGCGTATGCCCGGATAGGTGAACAGATCCCAAGTGCCACCCAGGGATTCGCGCATCTCCAGCACCGCGAAACTCTTGCCGGGACATTTCCGCTGCAGCTCGGCAGCGGCGGCAATTCCGGAAATACCGGCGCCGACGATGACGACGTCGATCTCGGGCGGGCCGTTCAAATCCATCTCCTAATCGTTGAGAGTGCCGACGACGCGTGATCGTCGAGCGGTCGGTGCCGCGGCGGCTGCCGAACGAGCGCTACCGCGCCGCGACCGGTGCCGCGGTGACCTGTGCCTGCGCGACAAGCCACGGGAAGCACGGGTCCAGTTCGACATTGGCTTCGGGATGCCACTGCAGGCCGAGTACCGGGCGGCCGGGCAGCTCGATGGCCTCGACCACGCCGTCGGGGGCACGTCCCGAAACCACAAGACCCGCGCCGGGGCGATCGACCGCCTGGTGATGCCACGAGTTCACTTGTGCCCGTGCCCCGTAGAGCTCCGCGGCGAGGGTTCCCTCGTCGAAGTCGACCGGATGCTCGCGATCCGGTCGCCGATCCGGAACCTCGGCGAGGGAGTAATGCCTGATTCCGTTGTCGCCCAGATCCGGAACCAGCGTGCCGCCGAGCGCGACGTTGAGGACCTGATGGCCGCGACAGATCCCCAGCACCGGAATTCCTCGCGCTATGGCGTGACGCACCAGGGCGATCTCGTAGTCGTCGCGGCGCCGGTCGATCGTCAGTACTTCTCCGCCGGTCGAGTTGGGTGTGGGAGGTGGTCCACCCCAGAGCTCGGGATCGACGTCTTGGCCACCGGTCACCACCAGTGCGTCGACGCGTGCGATGACCTCGGACCCCGCGGACTCGTAGGGGAGGAGAACGGGAATGCCACCGGCCTCGGCGATCTTCATGCCGAACTCGGCCCAGAACATCTCGGCTCGGCAGGCCGCCCACCGGCCGTCCACGCCCAGGAGCGTCGTGGCGGAGATCCGCCGTCCCGTGATGGCGATGACAGGTTTCACGAGTCACCTCCGATCCGCGCGACGACCCGCGTGCCACCCGCGTTGCGCATGAGCTCGAACCCCTCGTTGATCTCGTCCAAACTCACGATCGCCGACAGCATGTCGTCGAGGTTCAGCCGGCCCTGCTCGTAATACCGGACGTAGCCAGGGATGTCGGTCGGGAATTGATTCGATCCCATCAGCGCGCCCTGGAGCCGCTTCTCGAGTAGGAACAGCTCGGAGGCGCGCAGCGATATCGGCTGGCTGTCCGGCACCAGACCGACCACGGTCGCGGTGCCGCCCGGACCCAGCATCGCGAACGCCTGCTCCACGGTGGCGGCGAGCCCGACGGCCTCGAACGAATAGTCGACGCCGCCCTGGGTCAGCTCGCGCACCGCCGCCACCGTGTCGACCGACCCGGCTCGCACGGTCGCCGTCGCCCCGAACTTCACGGCGTCGCTCAACCGGGCCTCGACCGCGTCGACGGCGATGATCTCGCGCGCACCCGCGAGGCGAGCGCCCTGGATCGCCGCGATACCGATGCCGCCGCAGCCCACGACGGCGACCGTCGACCCGGGTTCCACCCGAGCGCTGCGGAACACCGAGCTCAACCCGGTCACGACCGCGCATCCGAGCACCGATGCGGCCGCGAGCGGCATCGTGCCGGGGATGCGCACCGCCGAGTGTTCGTGCACCACCATCGCCTCGGCGAACGCCCCGAGCCGCGCGGTCGGGTGGACGGACTGCCCTCGCGCGTTGACCAGGACGGGCTGCGACCGGCTCCCCAGTGAGCCACGACGGGTACACAGCGTCATCCGGCCGGACAGGCAGAACCGGCATTCGCCGCAATAGATGCTCAAGCAGGTCACGACGTGATCGCCGGGTCGCAGGGTGGCGACCCGATCGCCGACGCTGCGAACCACACCGGATGCCTCGTGGCCCAGGAGGGTCGGGCAGGTGGCCGGCCATGCGCCTTCGATCTCGTGGAGGTCGGAACGGCACAATCCCGCGTATCGCACATCGATGAGCACCTCGTCCGGACCGGGATCGTCCAGGACGAGCGTTTCCAGCTCGAGTTTTCCCGGCGCCGTATTGAGCACGGCGGCGGTGATATTCACCGGCATA
Encoded here:
- a CDS encoding acyl-CoA dehydrogenase, which gives rise to MGHYKSNVRDLEFTLFEVYGLSAVLDTDAFGDLDGETARTMLAEAARLAEGPVADSYAETDRHPPVFDSDSHSVRIPEPFKRSVRAWQDAQWWRVAKSEPIGGVPAPSMLAWAINELILGAQPAAYMYLSGPMMADVLAGIGTEHQRRWAAKAVERNWGATMVLTEPDAGSDVGAGRTTATEQHDGSWHLEGVKRFITSADSDDLFENIMHLVLARPAGAGPGTKGLSLFIVPKFNFDHDTCEPGERNGVFVTNVEHKMGLKASATCELTFGGHGIPAVGYLVGDVHNGIAQMFQVIEEARMMVGTKAIATLSTGYLNALDYAKTRVQGSDPARAADKAAPKVTIIHHPDVRRSLMMQKAYAEGLRSIYLYTAGHQDPVVARHISGADDDLAARVNDLLLPIVKGVGSERAYQYLTESLQTFGGSGYLQDYPIEQYIRDAKIDSVYEGTTAIQAQDFFFRKIARDNGIALAHVLGQVRATAESDSDRGRLKNEKTLLSHALEDVREIIGRLTTHLLEAVEEPREVYKIGLNAVRCLLAVGDLLVAWRLIVAAETAVAAIEAGQNTAFYAGKVAVASFFANSVLPHVTAELAVVSATDATVMDLEEAGF
- a CDS encoding MFS transporter gives rise to the protein MTAQDSPTPATDTGSTVSSAPSPTAITLNHTGTAFIWTYVLAIFGIWTAVLTPTMITLALRVAQAVPAHASVAYSAIAATGALVSLPAGPFFGRLADITMSRFGRRRPWLVVAAASIMVGNGIVAVSGSIAGLIAGWIIVSVAGTIGLTVLWSMLADSIPPQRAGFVAGLAGAAQGVGLIAGTFIVRITPGMTPRLIIPAALGAGLVLIFVAILRETDFAGHVRPVFNVRDFARTLYFDPRKAPDFAWCLASIFGITLGAAVVATFLVYFLQTELKLDDASLVPTVFEATLIINGTASIISPLGGRLADRIGRRKPLFAAAGLFVAVGCTVMDVVGTIPEFLTGCVFFGIGYGLLLGQMLALAASTMTSWENAARDLGLVVLTQSAALMVAPLVAPALLAVDGPNNYRLLYAFGAAAALLAVPALLGIRRRC
- a CDS encoding aspartate aminotransferase family protein, producing MGIDSSATAFERTRRSVGGGVSSGLRAAMRPVPLFVERGHGAHLWDLDGDRYLDYVMAWGPLVHGHSHPHVIDAVARVATSMQVVGMGHRLEYEAAEAVLESVPGAQRLVWTNTGTEAVQVALRFARAATGRHRIVKFAKAYHGWHDSVYASMGADDTGESPVPAALGQSPNAHADLIISRFNDTAGIAELLAHAEERRIAAVLVDPVMSNAGVLTPEPGFLETLRSLCDRHGVVLIFDEVITGFRIARGGAAERFGVRPDLSVFGKAIAGGFTQSAVVGRADIIDLVEHGLTHAGTFNGNPIALAAVKSAMELSSAPGVFEKLEDLGDAFEQAITDVLVSTGAPGSLRRVGSLAQFVPRDQATSLHGTDGLWAEIAAGMLESGVVFMPSGKIFLSTAHTLADIQETASRLERVLQQVCARSA
- a CDS encoding phytanoyl-CoA dioxygenase family protein, with translation MTTEAKAALRSVAATAPLAEILDIVAKDGGVIIENFLSAEQIARFNAEVEQPMAALSPGSTHENEIVAEFHGRNTKRLTNLVTHSKTFREEILEQDLVHDLCDALFLEESGTYWLTTAQLIEIGPGNRAQFLHRDLENWYPFVGMGPQGPEVCVNFMIAFTDFTEENGATRVIPGSHLWDDFEDRGTPEDTIPAVMKAGDAFFYSGKTVHGGGANVTTDEYRRGLAFPLNLGFLTGEEAYPFLVDMEVAKQLSPRVQRILGFRSQYPKGSPGLWQVDYAELGDYLKL
- a CDS encoding TetR/AcrR family transcriptional regulator, translating into MQFIDAAVRVIAERGVASATTRRIAEAADAPLASLHYCFRDKDGLFLAVFEHLAAEITKQFTSIEPGELEATAAEVVRRSVRWLMDHPDYALAEIDLYMWMTRHRPALAKESYDVFLRAVTDVLQRAAGPGARTEAIRNLGSVLIGATDGLVLQWASDRDRARADAFADVLCAGIPAMCSGIRG